In Drosophila gunungcola strain Sukarami chromosome X unlocalized genomic scaffold, Dgunungcola_SK_2 000056F, whole genome shotgun sequence, the following are encoded in one genomic region:
- the LOC128261169 gene encoding ecotropic viral integration site 5 ortholog isoform X1: protein MTLTTTTTASSAESQAKMDVKGGALPGEENLPTSEMDLLAKLEAANKLIESDAKSLNSLHSTHSRKNSDTSQISLTSSGNSVAEEDVWTTWATILNDWEGALKRKNPCVGELVRRGIPHHFRAIVWQQLSGAAEADKKQYAEYIKATSACEKVIRRDIARTYPEVEFFKEKDGPGQEALFNVIKAYSLHDREVGYCQGSGFIVGLLLMQMPEEEAFAVLVQIMKQHRMRHMFKPSMSELGLCMYQLENLVQEQIPDMHIHFQQQGFQTTMYASSWFLTLYTTTLNVNLSCRIMDVFLSEGMEFIFKVALALLLTGKETLLCLDMEAMLKFFQKELPGRVEADVEGFFNLAYSLKLNTKRMKKMEKEYQDLKKKEQEEMAELRRLRRENCLLKQRNELLEAESAELADRLVRGQVSRAEEEETSYAIQTELMQLRRSYLEVSHQLENANEEVRGLSLRLQENNVSIDSNNSRQSSIDELCMKEEALKQRDEMVSCLLEELVKVRQGLAESEDQIRNLKAKVEELEEDKKTLRETTPDNSVAHLQDELIASKLREAEASLSLKDLKQRVQELSSQWQRQLAENQRSESERTTNAVDSTPKKLLTNFFDSSKSSEHTQKLEEELMTTRIREMETLTELKELRLKVMELETQVQVSTNQLRRQDEEHKKLKEELEMAVTREKDMSNKAREQQHRYSDLESRMKDELMNVKIKFTEQSQTVAELKQEISRLETKNSEMLAEGELRANLDDSDKVRDLQDRLADMKAELTALKSRGKYPGTKLRSSSIQSIESTEIDFNDLNMVRRGSTELST, encoded by the exons ATGACCCTGACCACAACGACCACTGCCTCATCAGCCGAGAGCCAAGCGAAAATGGACGTGAAGGGCGGCGCACTTCCCGGCGAAGAGAACCTGCCCACCTCCGAGATGGATCTCCTGGCCAAACTGGAGGCGGCCAACAAGCTCATCGAGAGCGATGCCAAGTCCCTCAACTCTCTGCACTCCACGCACAGTCGCAAGAACTCGGACACGAGTCAGATCAGCCTCACGTCGA GTGGCAACTCGGTGGCGGAGGAGGACGTCTGGACGACGTGGGCCACCATCCTGAACGACTGGGAGGGAGCTCTGAAGCGCAAGAATCCCTGCGTGGGTGAGCTGGTGCGCCGCGGAATTCCGCACCACTTTCGGGCGATCGTGTGGCAGCAGCTGAGCGGAGCGGCGGAGGCGGACAAGAAACAGTATGCGGAGTACATCAAGGCAACCAGTGCCTGCGAGAAGGTGATCCGGCGGGACATTGCCCGCACCTATCCGGAGGTGGAGTTCTTCAAGGAGAAGGACGGACCCGGCCAGGAGGCCCTGTTCAACGTGATCAAGGCCTATTCGCTGCACGATCGCGAGGTGGGCTACTGCCAGGGATCCGGCTTCATTGTCGGACTGCTGCTGATGCAAATGCCCGAGGAGGAGGCATTCGCCGTGCTCGTGCAGATCATGAAGCAGCATCGCATGCGGCACATGTTCAAGCCGTCGATGTCGGAGCTGGGCCTGTGCATGTACCAGCTGGAGAACCTGGTGCAGGAGCAGATACCCGACATGCACATACACTTCCAGCAGCAGGGCTTCCAGACGACCATGTACGCCTCCAGTTGGTTCCTCACCCTGTACACCACCACCCTGAACGTCAATCTCTCATGCCGCATCATGGACGTCTTCCTCAGCGAGGGCATGGAGTTCATCTTCAAGGTGGCCCTGGCCCTGCTCCTCACCGGCAAGGAAACGCTGCTCTGCCTGGACATGGAGGCCATGCTGAAGTTCTTCCAGAAGGAGCTGCCCGGTCGCGTCGAGGCCGACGTCGAGGGCTTCTTCAATCTGGCCTACTCCCTCAAGCTGAACACCAAGCGCATGAAGAAGATGGAGAAGGAGTACCAGGACCTCAAGAagaaggagcaggaggagaTGGCCGAGCTGCGGCGCCTGCGACGCGAGAACTGCCTGCTGAAGCAGCGCAATGAGCTGCTCGAGGCCGAAAGTGCCGAACTGGCCGATCGCCTGGTGCGAGGCCAAGTCTCCAGAGCCGAGGAAGAGGAAACTAG CTATGCCATTCAAACGGAGTTGATGCAATTGCGGCGCTCTTATTTGGAGGTCTCCCATCAGCTGGAAAACGCCAATGAGGAGGTCCGCGGCTTGAGTCTTCGCCTTCAGGAGAAT AATGTATCCATCGACAGC AACAACTCCCGGCAGTCGTCCATCGACGAGCTCTGCATGAAGGAGGAGGCGCTTAAGCAGCGCGACGAGATGGTCTCCTGTCTGCTGGAGGAGCTGGTGAAAGTGCGCCAGGGACTGGCCGAGAGCGAGGATCAGATCAGGAACCTTAAGGCCAAggtggaggagctggaggaggacAAGAAGACGCTGCGGGAGACGACGCCCGACAATTCGGTGGCCCACCTGCAGGACGAGCTGATTGCCAGCAAATTGCGCGAGGCGGAGGCCTCACTCTCGCTTAAGGACCTCAAGCAGCGGGTGCAGGAGCTGAGCAGCCAGTGGCAACGGCAGCTGGCGGAGAATCAGCGCAGCGAAAGCGAACGCACCACCAACGCCGTGGATTCCACGCCCAAGAAGCTGCTGACCAACTTCTTCGACAGCTCCAAGAGCAGCGAGCACACCCAGAAGCTCGAGGAGGAGCTGATGACCACGCGCATCCGCGAAATGGAGACGCTCACCGAGCTCAAGGAGCTGCGACTGAAGGTCATGGAGCTGGAGACGCAGGTCCAGGTGTCCACCAATCAGCTGCGGCGGCAGGACGAGGAGCACAAGAAGCTCAAGGAGGAGCTCGAAATGGCCGTGACCAGGGAGAAGGACATGTCCAACAAGGCGCGCGAACAGCAGCACAG ATACTCGGATCTGGAATCTCGCATGAAGGATGAGCTGATGAACGTGAAAATCAAATTCACCGAGCAGAGCCAAACGGTGGCCGAACTGAAACAGGAAATTTCACGATTAGAGACCAAG AACTCGGAGATGCTCGCCGAGGGCGAACTGCGCGCCAATCTGGATGATTCGGATAAGGTGCGCGACCTGCAGGACAGGCTGGCCGACATGAAGGCGGAG CTGACGGCGCTAAAGAGTCGTGGCAAATATCCGGGCACAAAACTGCGCAGCTCATCGATCCAATCGATCGAATCGACCGAGATCGACTTCAACGATCTGAATATGGTGAGGCGCGGGAGTACGGAGCTGTCGACATAA
- the LOC128261169 gene encoding ecotropic viral integration site 5 ortholog isoform X3 → MTLTTTTTASSAESQAKMDVKGGALPGEENLPTSEMDLLAKLEAANKLIESDAKSLNSLHSTHSRKNSDTSQISLTSSGNSVAEEDVWTTWATILNDWEGALKRKNPCVGELVRRGIPHHFRAIVWQQLSGAAEADKKQYAEYIKATSACEKVIRRDIARTYPEVEFFKEKDGPGQEALFNVIKAYSLHDREVGYCQGSGFIVGLLLMQMPEEEAFAVLVQIMKQHRMRHMFKPSMSELGLCMYQLENLVQEQIPDMHIHFQQQGFQTTMYASSWFLTLYTTTLNVNLSCRIMDVFLSEGMEFIFKVALALLLTGKETLLCLDMEAMLKFFQKELPGRVEADVEGFFNLAYSLKLNTKRMKKMEKEYQDLKKKEQEEMAELRRLRRENCLLKQRNELLEAESAELADRLVRGQVSRAEEEETSYAIQTELMQLRRSYLEVSHQLENANEEVRGLSLRLQENNVSIDSNNSRQSSIDELCMKEEALKQRDEMVSCLLEELVKVRQGLAESEDQIRNLKAKVEELEEDKKTLRETTPDNSVAHLQDELIASKLREAEASLSLKDLKQRVQELSSQWQRQLAENQRSESERTTNAVDSTPKKLLTNFFDSSKSSEHTQKLEEELMTTRIREMETLTELKELRLKVMELETQVQVSTNQLRRQDEEHKKLKEELEMAVTREKDMSNKAREQQHRYSDLESRMKDELMNVKIKFTEQSQTVAELKQEISRLETKNSEMLAEGELRANLDDSDKVRDLQDRLADMKAEYPTPITSPDTEPWKWIS, encoded by the exons ATGACCCTGACCACAACGACCACTGCCTCATCAGCCGAGAGCCAAGCGAAAATGGACGTGAAGGGCGGCGCACTTCCCGGCGAAGAGAACCTGCCCACCTCCGAGATGGATCTCCTGGCCAAACTGGAGGCGGCCAACAAGCTCATCGAGAGCGATGCCAAGTCCCTCAACTCTCTGCACTCCACGCACAGTCGCAAGAACTCGGACACGAGTCAGATCAGCCTCACGTCGA GTGGCAACTCGGTGGCGGAGGAGGACGTCTGGACGACGTGGGCCACCATCCTGAACGACTGGGAGGGAGCTCTGAAGCGCAAGAATCCCTGCGTGGGTGAGCTGGTGCGCCGCGGAATTCCGCACCACTTTCGGGCGATCGTGTGGCAGCAGCTGAGCGGAGCGGCGGAGGCGGACAAGAAACAGTATGCGGAGTACATCAAGGCAACCAGTGCCTGCGAGAAGGTGATCCGGCGGGACATTGCCCGCACCTATCCGGAGGTGGAGTTCTTCAAGGAGAAGGACGGACCCGGCCAGGAGGCCCTGTTCAACGTGATCAAGGCCTATTCGCTGCACGATCGCGAGGTGGGCTACTGCCAGGGATCCGGCTTCATTGTCGGACTGCTGCTGATGCAAATGCCCGAGGAGGAGGCATTCGCCGTGCTCGTGCAGATCATGAAGCAGCATCGCATGCGGCACATGTTCAAGCCGTCGATGTCGGAGCTGGGCCTGTGCATGTACCAGCTGGAGAACCTGGTGCAGGAGCAGATACCCGACATGCACATACACTTCCAGCAGCAGGGCTTCCAGACGACCATGTACGCCTCCAGTTGGTTCCTCACCCTGTACACCACCACCCTGAACGTCAATCTCTCATGCCGCATCATGGACGTCTTCCTCAGCGAGGGCATGGAGTTCATCTTCAAGGTGGCCCTGGCCCTGCTCCTCACCGGCAAGGAAACGCTGCTCTGCCTGGACATGGAGGCCATGCTGAAGTTCTTCCAGAAGGAGCTGCCCGGTCGCGTCGAGGCCGACGTCGAGGGCTTCTTCAATCTGGCCTACTCCCTCAAGCTGAACACCAAGCGCATGAAGAAGATGGAGAAGGAGTACCAGGACCTCAAGAagaaggagcaggaggagaTGGCCGAGCTGCGGCGCCTGCGACGCGAGAACTGCCTGCTGAAGCAGCGCAATGAGCTGCTCGAGGCCGAAAGTGCCGAACTGGCCGATCGCCTGGTGCGAGGCCAAGTCTCCAGAGCCGAGGAAGAGGAAACTAG CTATGCCATTCAAACGGAGTTGATGCAATTGCGGCGCTCTTATTTGGAGGTCTCCCATCAGCTGGAAAACGCCAATGAGGAGGTCCGCGGCTTGAGTCTTCGCCTTCAGGAGAAT AATGTATCCATCGACAGC AACAACTCCCGGCAGTCGTCCATCGACGAGCTCTGCATGAAGGAGGAGGCGCTTAAGCAGCGCGACGAGATGGTCTCCTGTCTGCTGGAGGAGCTGGTGAAAGTGCGCCAGGGACTGGCCGAGAGCGAGGATCAGATCAGGAACCTTAAGGCCAAggtggaggagctggaggaggacAAGAAGACGCTGCGGGAGACGACGCCCGACAATTCGGTGGCCCACCTGCAGGACGAGCTGATTGCCAGCAAATTGCGCGAGGCGGAGGCCTCACTCTCGCTTAAGGACCTCAAGCAGCGGGTGCAGGAGCTGAGCAGCCAGTGGCAACGGCAGCTGGCGGAGAATCAGCGCAGCGAAAGCGAACGCACCACCAACGCCGTGGATTCCACGCCCAAGAAGCTGCTGACCAACTTCTTCGACAGCTCCAAGAGCAGCGAGCACACCCAGAAGCTCGAGGAGGAGCTGATGACCACGCGCATCCGCGAAATGGAGACGCTCACCGAGCTCAAGGAGCTGCGACTGAAGGTCATGGAGCTGGAGACGCAGGTCCAGGTGTCCACCAATCAGCTGCGGCGGCAGGACGAGGAGCACAAGAAGCTCAAGGAGGAGCTCGAAATGGCCGTGACCAGGGAGAAGGACATGTCCAACAAGGCGCGCGAACAGCAGCACAG ATACTCGGATCTGGAATCTCGCATGAAGGATGAGCTGATGAACGTGAAAATCAAATTCACCGAGCAGAGCCAAACGGTGGCCGAACTGAAACAGGAAATTTCACGATTAGAGACCAAG AACTCGGAGATGCTCGCCGAGGGCGAACTGCGCGCCAATCTGGATGATTCGGATAAGGTGCGCGACCTGCAGGACAGGCTGGCCGACATGAAGGCGGAG TATCCCACGCCAATAACCAGCCCCGACACTGAACCGTGGAAATGGATAAGCTAA
- the LOC128261169 gene encoding ecotropic viral integration site 5 ortholog isoform X4, which yields MTLTTTTTASSAESQAKMDVKGGALPGEENLPTSEMDLLAKLEAANKLIESDAKSLNSLHSTHSRKNSDTSQISLTSSGNSVAEEDVWTTWATILNDWEGALKRKNPCVGELVRRGIPHHFRAIVWQQLSGAAEADKKQYAEYIKATSACEKVIRRDIARTYPEVEFFKEKDGPGQEALFNVIKAYSLHDREVGYCQGSGFIVGLLLMQMPEEEAFAVLVQIMKQHRMRHMFKPSMSELGLCMYQLENLVQEQIPDMHIHFQQQGFQTTMYASSWFLTLYTTTLNVNLSCRIMDVFLSEGMEFIFKVALALLLTGKETLLCLDMEAMLKFFQKELPGRVEADVEGFFNLAYSLKLNTKRMKKMEKEYQDLKKKEQEEMAELRRLRRENCLLKQRNELLEAESAELADRLVRGQVSRAEEEETSYAIQTELMQLRRSYLEVSHQLENANEEVRGLSLRLQENNNSRQSSIDELCMKEEALKQRDEMVSCLLEELVKVRQGLAESEDQIRNLKAKVEELEEDKKTLRETTPDNSVAHLQDELIASKLREAEASLSLKDLKQRVQELSSQWQRQLAENQRSESERTTNAVDSTPKKLLTNFFDSSKSSEHTQKLEEELMTTRIREMETLTELKELRLKVMELETQVQVSTNQLRRQDEEHKKLKEELEMAVTREKDMSNKAREQQHRYSDLESRMKDELMNVKIKFTEQSQTVAELKQEISRLETKNSEMLAEGELRANLDDSDKVRDLQDRLADMKAEYPTPITSPDTEPWKWIS from the exons ATGACCCTGACCACAACGACCACTGCCTCATCAGCCGAGAGCCAAGCGAAAATGGACGTGAAGGGCGGCGCACTTCCCGGCGAAGAGAACCTGCCCACCTCCGAGATGGATCTCCTGGCCAAACTGGAGGCGGCCAACAAGCTCATCGAGAGCGATGCCAAGTCCCTCAACTCTCTGCACTCCACGCACAGTCGCAAGAACTCGGACACGAGTCAGATCAGCCTCACGTCGA GTGGCAACTCGGTGGCGGAGGAGGACGTCTGGACGACGTGGGCCACCATCCTGAACGACTGGGAGGGAGCTCTGAAGCGCAAGAATCCCTGCGTGGGTGAGCTGGTGCGCCGCGGAATTCCGCACCACTTTCGGGCGATCGTGTGGCAGCAGCTGAGCGGAGCGGCGGAGGCGGACAAGAAACAGTATGCGGAGTACATCAAGGCAACCAGTGCCTGCGAGAAGGTGATCCGGCGGGACATTGCCCGCACCTATCCGGAGGTGGAGTTCTTCAAGGAGAAGGACGGACCCGGCCAGGAGGCCCTGTTCAACGTGATCAAGGCCTATTCGCTGCACGATCGCGAGGTGGGCTACTGCCAGGGATCCGGCTTCATTGTCGGACTGCTGCTGATGCAAATGCCCGAGGAGGAGGCATTCGCCGTGCTCGTGCAGATCATGAAGCAGCATCGCATGCGGCACATGTTCAAGCCGTCGATGTCGGAGCTGGGCCTGTGCATGTACCAGCTGGAGAACCTGGTGCAGGAGCAGATACCCGACATGCACATACACTTCCAGCAGCAGGGCTTCCAGACGACCATGTACGCCTCCAGTTGGTTCCTCACCCTGTACACCACCACCCTGAACGTCAATCTCTCATGCCGCATCATGGACGTCTTCCTCAGCGAGGGCATGGAGTTCATCTTCAAGGTGGCCCTGGCCCTGCTCCTCACCGGCAAGGAAACGCTGCTCTGCCTGGACATGGAGGCCATGCTGAAGTTCTTCCAGAAGGAGCTGCCCGGTCGCGTCGAGGCCGACGTCGAGGGCTTCTTCAATCTGGCCTACTCCCTCAAGCTGAACACCAAGCGCATGAAGAAGATGGAGAAGGAGTACCAGGACCTCAAGAagaaggagcaggaggagaTGGCCGAGCTGCGGCGCCTGCGACGCGAGAACTGCCTGCTGAAGCAGCGCAATGAGCTGCTCGAGGCCGAAAGTGCCGAACTGGCCGATCGCCTGGTGCGAGGCCAAGTCTCCAGAGCCGAGGAAGAGGAAACTAG CTATGCCATTCAAACGGAGTTGATGCAATTGCGGCGCTCTTATTTGGAGGTCTCCCATCAGCTGGAAAACGCCAATGAGGAGGTCCGCGGCTTGAGTCTTCGCCTTCAGGAGAAT AACAACTCCCGGCAGTCGTCCATCGACGAGCTCTGCATGAAGGAGGAGGCGCTTAAGCAGCGCGACGAGATGGTCTCCTGTCTGCTGGAGGAGCTGGTGAAAGTGCGCCAGGGACTGGCCGAGAGCGAGGATCAGATCAGGAACCTTAAGGCCAAggtggaggagctggaggaggacAAGAAGACGCTGCGGGAGACGACGCCCGACAATTCGGTGGCCCACCTGCAGGACGAGCTGATTGCCAGCAAATTGCGCGAGGCGGAGGCCTCACTCTCGCTTAAGGACCTCAAGCAGCGGGTGCAGGAGCTGAGCAGCCAGTGGCAACGGCAGCTGGCGGAGAATCAGCGCAGCGAAAGCGAACGCACCACCAACGCCGTGGATTCCACGCCCAAGAAGCTGCTGACCAACTTCTTCGACAGCTCCAAGAGCAGCGAGCACACCCAGAAGCTCGAGGAGGAGCTGATGACCACGCGCATCCGCGAAATGGAGACGCTCACCGAGCTCAAGGAGCTGCGACTGAAGGTCATGGAGCTGGAGACGCAGGTCCAGGTGTCCACCAATCAGCTGCGGCGGCAGGACGAGGAGCACAAGAAGCTCAAGGAGGAGCTCGAAATGGCCGTGACCAGGGAGAAGGACATGTCCAACAAGGCGCGCGAACAGCAGCACAG ATACTCGGATCTGGAATCTCGCATGAAGGATGAGCTGATGAACGTGAAAATCAAATTCACCGAGCAGAGCCAAACGGTGGCCGAACTGAAACAGGAAATTTCACGATTAGAGACCAAG AACTCGGAGATGCTCGCCGAGGGCGAACTGCGCGCCAATCTGGATGATTCGGATAAGGTGCGCGACCTGCAGGACAGGCTGGCCGACATGAAGGCGGAG TATCCCACGCCAATAACCAGCCCCGACACTGAACCGTGGAAATGGATAAGCTAA
- the LOC128261169 gene encoding ecotropic viral integration site 5 ortholog isoform X2: MTLTTTTTASSAESQAKMDVKGGALPGEENLPTSEMDLLAKLEAANKLIESDAKSLNSLHSTHSRKNSDTSQISLTSSGNSVAEEDVWTTWATILNDWEGALKRKNPCVGELVRRGIPHHFRAIVWQQLSGAAEADKKQYAEYIKATSACEKVIRRDIARTYPEVEFFKEKDGPGQEALFNVIKAYSLHDREVGYCQGSGFIVGLLLMQMPEEEAFAVLVQIMKQHRMRHMFKPSMSELGLCMYQLENLVQEQIPDMHIHFQQQGFQTTMYASSWFLTLYTTTLNVNLSCRIMDVFLSEGMEFIFKVALALLLTGKETLLCLDMEAMLKFFQKELPGRVEADVEGFFNLAYSLKLNTKRMKKMEKEYQDLKKKEQEEMAELRRLRRENCLLKQRNELLEAESAELADRLVRGQVSRAEEEETSYAIQTELMQLRRSYLEVSHQLENANEEVRGLSLRLQENNNSRQSSIDELCMKEEALKQRDEMVSCLLEELVKVRQGLAESEDQIRNLKAKVEELEEDKKTLRETTPDNSVAHLQDELIASKLREAEASLSLKDLKQRVQELSSQWQRQLAENQRSESERTTNAVDSTPKKLLTNFFDSSKSSEHTQKLEEELMTTRIREMETLTELKELRLKVMELETQVQVSTNQLRRQDEEHKKLKEELEMAVTREKDMSNKAREQQHRYSDLESRMKDELMNVKIKFTEQSQTVAELKQEISRLETKNSEMLAEGELRANLDDSDKVRDLQDRLADMKAELTALKSRGKYPGTKLRSSSIQSIESTEIDFNDLNMVRRGSTELST, encoded by the exons ATGACCCTGACCACAACGACCACTGCCTCATCAGCCGAGAGCCAAGCGAAAATGGACGTGAAGGGCGGCGCACTTCCCGGCGAAGAGAACCTGCCCACCTCCGAGATGGATCTCCTGGCCAAACTGGAGGCGGCCAACAAGCTCATCGAGAGCGATGCCAAGTCCCTCAACTCTCTGCACTCCACGCACAGTCGCAAGAACTCGGACACGAGTCAGATCAGCCTCACGTCGA GTGGCAACTCGGTGGCGGAGGAGGACGTCTGGACGACGTGGGCCACCATCCTGAACGACTGGGAGGGAGCTCTGAAGCGCAAGAATCCCTGCGTGGGTGAGCTGGTGCGCCGCGGAATTCCGCACCACTTTCGGGCGATCGTGTGGCAGCAGCTGAGCGGAGCGGCGGAGGCGGACAAGAAACAGTATGCGGAGTACATCAAGGCAACCAGTGCCTGCGAGAAGGTGATCCGGCGGGACATTGCCCGCACCTATCCGGAGGTGGAGTTCTTCAAGGAGAAGGACGGACCCGGCCAGGAGGCCCTGTTCAACGTGATCAAGGCCTATTCGCTGCACGATCGCGAGGTGGGCTACTGCCAGGGATCCGGCTTCATTGTCGGACTGCTGCTGATGCAAATGCCCGAGGAGGAGGCATTCGCCGTGCTCGTGCAGATCATGAAGCAGCATCGCATGCGGCACATGTTCAAGCCGTCGATGTCGGAGCTGGGCCTGTGCATGTACCAGCTGGAGAACCTGGTGCAGGAGCAGATACCCGACATGCACATACACTTCCAGCAGCAGGGCTTCCAGACGACCATGTACGCCTCCAGTTGGTTCCTCACCCTGTACACCACCACCCTGAACGTCAATCTCTCATGCCGCATCATGGACGTCTTCCTCAGCGAGGGCATGGAGTTCATCTTCAAGGTGGCCCTGGCCCTGCTCCTCACCGGCAAGGAAACGCTGCTCTGCCTGGACATGGAGGCCATGCTGAAGTTCTTCCAGAAGGAGCTGCCCGGTCGCGTCGAGGCCGACGTCGAGGGCTTCTTCAATCTGGCCTACTCCCTCAAGCTGAACACCAAGCGCATGAAGAAGATGGAGAAGGAGTACCAGGACCTCAAGAagaaggagcaggaggagaTGGCCGAGCTGCGGCGCCTGCGACGCGAGAACTGCCTGCTGAAGCAGCGCAATGAGCTGCTCGAGGCCGAAAGTGCCGAACTGGCCGATCGCCTGGTGCGAGGCCAAGTCTCCAGAGCCGAGGAAGAGGAAACTAG CTATGCCATTCAAACGGAGTTGATGCAATTGCGGCGCTCTTATTTGGAGGTCTCCCATCAGCTGGAAAACGCCAATGAGGAGGTCCGCGGCTTGAGTCTTCGCCTTCAGGAGAAT AACAACTCCCGGCAGTCGTCCATCGACGAGCTCTGCATGAAGGAGGAGGCGCTTAAGCAGCGCGACGAGATGGTCTCCTGTCTGCTGGAGGAGCTGGTGAAAGTGCGCCAGGGACTGGCCGAGAGCGAGGATCAGATCAGGAACCTTAAGGCCAAggtggaggagctggaggaggacAAGAAGACGCTGCGGGAGACGACGCCCGACAATTCGGTGGCCCACCTGCAGGACGAGCTGATTGCCAGCAAATTGCGCGAGGCGGAGGCCTCACTCTCGCTTAAGGACCTCAAGCAGCGGGTGCAGGAGCTGAGCAGCCAGTGGCAACGGCAGCTGGCGGAGAATCAGCGCAGCGAAAGCGAACGCACCACCAACGCCGTGGATTCCACGCCCAAGAAGCTGCTGACCAACTTCTTCGACAGCTCCAAGAGCAGCGAGCACACCCAGAAGCTCGAGGAGGAGCTGATGACCACGCGCATCCGCGAAATGGAGACGCTCACCGAGCTCAAGGAGCTGCGACTGAAGGTCATGGAGCTGGAGACGCAGGTCCAGGTGTCCACCAATCAGCTGCGGCGGCAGGACGAGGAGCACAAGAAGCTCAAGGAGGAGCTCGAAATGGCCGTGACCAGGGAGAAGGACATGTCCAACAAGGCGCGCGAACAGCAGCACAG ATACTCGGATCTGGAATCTCGCATGAAGGATGAGCTGATGAACGTGAAAATCAAATTCACCGAGCAGAGCCAAACGGTGGCCGAACTGAAACAGGAAATTTCACGATTAGAGACCAAG AACTCGGAGATGCTCGCCGAGGGCGAACTGCGCGCCAATCTGGATGATTCGGATAAGGTGCGCGACCTGCAGGACAGGCTGGCCGACATGAAGGCGGAG CTGACGGCGCTAAAGAGTCGTGGCAAATATCCGGGCACAAAACTGCGCAGCTCATCGATCCAATCGATCGAATCGACCGAGATCGACTTCAACGATCTGAATATGGTGAGGCGCGGGAGTACGGAGCTGTCGACATAA